In Homo sapiens chromosome 8, GRCh38.p14 Primary Assembly, the genomic window TTTTaaatacacatgcaaacacatttATCTATAGTGTGTAAAAAATTCTACCATATGTTACATATTATTTCACAGTTTActgttctctcttatttttttaaagagatgggggtctcactatgttgcccaggttggagtgcagggggCTAGTCACAAGCATGATCATAGTATACTACAGCCTCAAATttcgaggctcaagtgatcctccagcctcagcctccctagtagctggggctacaggcatgtgcaaccatgcctggtTACTTTTTTCTCTTGACGGTATGTTATGGACATTTTCCCATGCTAGTACATGGATCCACCTTTTTAAAGATTGAGCCTATGGAATTCTAAATTATGGgtataccataatttattaaatatttcttctcattGTGTTAGGAATTAGTTTTGGCACTAGTAACAGAGACTAAAAAATttggcaaaaaattaaaagttttatctTTCTCATGTAACAAAAGTTGTATAGTCCTGGGCATATGTGATAATTCTGTGGCGTTTTCAGAGATAGACTGATTTTGGTGTTCTAATACTGAGTGTAGCTCCCATCCTCAAGGTAATATTATGGTCCCAAAGTGACTGTTGGAGCTCTAGCAATCAAATCTTCATTCCAGTCAGGAAGAAGTGAAAGGTAAGGAACACACTGGTGTTCCAGTAAAGTCAGTCCACCTTTAAAACACTTTTGTACAAGTCCTACCTAACAATTCCTGCTTATATCTCATTGGTCATATCTTAACACATAGCCATCCCTTTCTGTCAGGAATTAAGGGAAATTTAATACTTTAGTCAGATATATTGATACCACCAACAATCAGGTTCTTTTAgtaaggaggaaggggagaatggaGATTGACTGGGTATCAAGCAATCTTACCACATGTATTGGTATATATTTTGGTTGTTTACAGTTTTCACTAtaacaaatagtgctgcaatgaatatacacgAATGAgtttcttttcattatatttgtttcatatttttctgtagcCCGTTTTTTACTTTGGTTGATTTATTAATTATCTTCTATATGTTACgccttttcattatttataacTTCACCCATTTTTCATCTGTTCTTGGCTCAAAGGAGGAAGCATCCTGCTCTCTTCTAAGTGTTCTCTCTTGTTCCCCCTTTGATCTTGGTGGTGAAAACAGAATAATAGGTTAAGATGTTGATGTTTGGaggtaaaagaaatataaactgaGGGTGTCTCCACCTGATCATCTTTATGAAAAGGCAAGGTACCAGGAGCAGACAGCACAGAATGGGGCTAACTTCTCACTCCATGACTTTCTAAGGGTTGCGACCTTCAAGGAATTACTTAATGtctttgtgccttagtttttccatctgtaaaatgttgTTAGTTTTGGCATTTACCTCATAGGGTTGGTGTGAGAAGGGAATGTAAAGCAAATGGAAATAGTAGCTGGCATATACTAAGTGCTATGTGAGTTAACAGTTGTCAATTCTCACCTCAGTGAAGTAAAAAATGGTTTCTGTGCAGTATAATGGGAATGGAGACACAATGAGAGGGTAGGTGGTGGTCAGAGTCCACATGGTCTTTGTGAGAGATTTGAGGTGGTCAGGGAGGTATGAATCAAGGGATGGTTGTGTAATGTTGAGAGGACATCTGAAGTCGGGCATCACATTGACTGCTTAAAAACAGGAGTAAAGACATTGAATAAATAGGATTGAAATTAACTGGGTAGGGTTGGCAGAAGGCCAAGTGGATAGAGCACTAGAAGGTGCTGATATGAGTTAGCTGAAATAATTTACCACAAGATTCTGGGtgggaaaagagaaacagaagagtACTTCAGAAAGTCATTTCTCTTGAATTGAGGGGTCAGAGTGAATTGTGGATAGAAAAAAGGATGTGGACTGAGAATAGATTTTCAGAATTCAGGCTTTTAAAGATATCATTCTGGGTGATAGCATACTTTCAGGTGTGGCTCATGTGACTGGATTACTGCAGTGAAACAAATGCCAGAGATGAAGATCAGGGAAATAGAGGGaatcaaatattttgttcagTTTAATTAACTAGGCAATTGATCACCTAGTATGTGCTAAATGGGTTTTGTGTTGTTGTGAACAAGATATAGGTATTTCCTAACcattaagttaaaaaatgtatataacaatatatatatttgttttttaaaaacatatatataaaaccatatgTTTATTAATTAAGAGGAATCAAAGTCACTTACGTATACCTAGATACTTACCATTTCTTATGTTACTCATTTCTTCCTGAAGATCTGTGTTTCCCTGTACTATTATTTTACTTCAGCTGAGGAATTTCCTTTAGTACTTCTTATAGTGTAAGCCTGCTTGTGACaaattttcctaattttccttttttaaaaacatgctttttGAGATTGGTTTTTGGGAGGATATTTTTGCTGAACTTAGAATTCTGTGTTAATTTAGTTCTCTCTGCGTTTAAAAATATCTCAATGTTTTCtggactcctttttttttctgcaggaaGTCAGAAGTCATTTGTATCATTGTTTACTTACGTGTAATGTACATATGTTTCTCCCAtggtagtttaaaaatatatttggaaatttttgatACTCCCTACTTCAAAAGGTGGAGCTGAGGTTCCTCCCCTTGAATATAGCTCCAACTTAGAGACTTGATACTGATCAGCAGAATGGTAATAACTGACTTCCAAAGCCAGGTCATAAAAATGTAGTTCAGAGCACATGTAAAGAGCTTCTCTCTGGCTCTctgtatttctctcttcttgttttGAGGGAAGTCTACCCACTATATCATGAAGACGCTTACACAATAGTAGGAAAGAGTCCACAtggagaggaactgaggcctcccacCAAGTGCTGGCTCCAATTGCCTGGCATTTGAGTGATTCATCTAAGTGATTCACCTTGCCAGCAGATCCTCCAGCGCCAATCACATCCAGCTTCAGAGGATGGAGACCTTGCCTGACATTTGGTTACAACAGCATAAAAGCTAAGGACCATAACCTAAGCTGTTCCCAAATTCTTTCCCACAGAAGCtgtcagagaaaataaatgtttatttttttaaaccattgaattttggagtaatttgttatgcagcaataaataattaatacattttctaattCAAATGTCTGTGGATGTTATATTCAGTGCTCCAATTCTTCAATTTGCTTTGCCtgtgtaagagaaagaaaaaaaattgtaaaattcaaGGTGTACCACAACTGAAAAATTAACCTATAGAGGAAAATTATTAATTTGTGGTAAaccagtttattttaaaaaaacattttgtctCCTTGGTTTGCCATTGTAGCTTGAGCACCTTGTGTAATGCTTGGTACATAAtaagacattaaataaatattgttaaatgaatgaatcaataaatttGCTTCCTCAGGTTTTAAGCTTCTGGGGGACAAAAACTAtgccttattcatctttgtatctccctCATATGGCACAATTCTTAACACTGAACATGCGCCATTCACTGTTGAGTTAAATTGAACTTAACTGAAATTCTTGTTGAAGTAAATGATCTGGAAATGGAAGTGAAAAATCATagcaaaaaattcattttaaacgTTTATATTGTACATTGACTAGTGGTGGTTTTCAAGCCCCATCAACCTAtcaccaaccaacaaacaaaaaaccctaaattCACACTCCATTGCTGCATGGCAGACCACAtggatttttataatttctaccaAGACAACACATCTTCAGATGTTTCTAGGGAATCTTTATGAAGCAATATACAATGGTAGGAATTTTACTGTGCTTGGGTTGTAAACTATTGCAAGCTGTTCAATTTAGTAGATTATCTGCACAGGCTGAGTAACCTGTATTGTTCCTTATCCAGTTGAGCCTTAAGCCATTTCAATAGAGCCGAATTTTATGAACATAGTGAATTTAAACACTTATTCACTCTTACTCACTCACTCATGCAACATATAAACTGAGCAACTCTCTTCCTCTTTGGGAGATAAAGCGTATCCAGGGTGTATCCCAGTGGTTTGGAGCACAAGCCAGACTTCCTAGGTGCAAATTTCCAGTGGATCCCTTACCAGCTTTGAGATCTTTGGTGTACGTCTTAATCTcttgccttagtttcctcaattGTAAAATGCAGAAACTAATAGTACTTACCTCACaaggttgctgtgaagattaatacataaaaattgcctggcacatactaagcATGAATAAAAATCAGTTGTTATTGCCTTCAATGCCTACCATGGACCCTGGAACATTGCAAGTGACTTGTaacttttgaatgaatgaatgaatgaatgatgaataagATGAGAGTTGTGTCTaaactatgttttgtttttttttgtaattgcatTCTTTGATCATACAAAAGTTTTGATTGTTCACTCCTTTTTAGAAATTCCCTATTAGATCAAAAAGAGGCAGAATATGTTCTTTGATAAAGGATATACAGGTAATATTGGCACATGATTACCTGGagttggtgtattagtctgtcctctcactgctataaagaaataccggagactgggtaatttggaaagaaaagaggtttaattggctcatggttctgtatgctatacagaaagcatggcagcatctgcttctggggaggcctcagggagcttttactcatagtggaaggcaaagcgAGAGCAAGTGTCttacatggcagagcaggagtgagagagagagaggaggtgccatacactttaaacaaccagatctggtaagaactcattcactataaAGTACCAGGCGGGAATGGGGCTaaacccattcatgagaactctacctccatgatccaatcacctcccaccaggcttcatctccaacactggggattacaattccactgGAATTTGGTgatgacacagagccaaaccttattAGTTgggaattaaacacacacactttGGGCTAAGGggaattttgatttttcattttaacccCTTCATAAACGTGGACATGGCAGACAGGAGTCAAAATAGAAAGGAGCATGGAGACTCAGACTTCCAGGTATGCCTTACTGAACCTGTAGAAGGTACATTCTAACTAGCAAGCAGGGCCAAGGCTCTCCCCCTTGACTGCGGGCAATACCTGGGGAAAGGTGAGGGGTCTAATTAAGCCTTTGCATTCCCCAAACTTGGCAAAGTGCCTGGCagagtaggaagaaaaaaaattgtttttaaggaATGACGTATTAGACGATCAAGGCAACCAGGAAGGCTTTGGGTTGAAATATTCTAACCTTTGGTCATAAACCTTCCACCTGTACCTCAACTTCCACTTACATAGGCTGACTGCTCAGTTACCAAGCCTTCTCCTTAGAAAGACTTCCTTTCAATGCAAGCAGCAGAAAAAAGCGACTCAGCTTAAACTTCTCCTGGAGTTATGGGAACCGCCTCCTTCCTCTGTCGCTAATGGAGGACTAAGATGGGACTGGGAGCAAAGGAGCGTCTCTGAATGGCGGGGCAGTTGCAGCATCCCACTTGGCAAGGGTCCTTGAATTACCTCCGCCCCCGCCCTGACCCCGCCCTAAACATCAAACTTAGAAACTCATCTTTCAGCAGCAGCGGTAGAGCAGTGACCAGGCGTCTCCGCGATGGGCCCCGGGGACTTCCGCCGCTGCAGAGAGAGAATTTCCCAGGGGCTCCAGGGACTCCCAGGTAGAGCGGAGCTTTGGTTCCCACCTCGTCCCGCGTGCGACTTCTTCGGGGACGGCAGGAGCACGGACATCCAGGAGGAGGCCCTCGCCGCCAGCCCGCTGCTGGAGGACCTCAGACGACGGCTGACGCGCGCCTTCCAGTGGGCGGTGCAGCGCGCGATCTCGAGGCGCGTgcaggaggcggcggcggcggcggcggcgcgggagGAGCAGAGCTGGACGGGCGTTGAGGCCACCCTGGCCAGGCTGCGGGCGGAGCTGGTGAGAGAGCGGGCTAGGCGGACGGCTCCCAGGGCTCCCTCTCCCGGGTCCTCTCCTCCAGCTGCAGAGCCGCTGGCCGCGTAGCCCACCCGACGCCTTGGGGGGCCCCTCAGGTCTGGACACGGCGTTGACGCCCCCGCCTCCCCAGCATCGTTGGGAAGGAAAAGGGCCCTGCAGGACccatggtggggggtgggggcgggggtgccTGGTCTACCAGTGACATACCCAAGATGTCTCCTCCCCAACCCGTTTCTATAGTTTTCTGCCCTGTAGGGAACTGTGACTATGTGTATGTATGGCTCGCGGAGGAGGAAATTTCCATGAAATAAACTCTCTCTTGCGATTGATGGAGTGTGTCCATCAGTAACTCTTTCTTTATGCCCCGCAAGTTTTATTCTTATCTTTCCCGTGggtaataatttagaaaactggAAGTGATAAGGTATTTTGTAAAATTGCACCATTTCGAACATTACACAGGTTACATCCGAATATTAAACAGGAGGGTGTATAGGTAAATATTTTAgctgactgattttttttaattcaaaaaactGGAAATTAGTCACAACTTGAAAAGGACACAATGAATAGGAGCAATCAGACTTTAAAATGGTGCTGCCTAGGAAAGTGTGCAGTGGAGACTTGACTtggaaaattcttctcttttgcACTGATTACTAATACAATTAACCACTACTTTAGAACTGAGCCAACCATTAGTAAATTGTCTTATTTAAGAATGTTATCGCATTTCTAAGTTTAAGAAGAACAGTATTAGGCcggagctgtggctcatgcctgtaatcctagctctttgggaggccgaggcaagtggatcacctgaggccaggagttcgagaccagcctggccaaaatggtgaagtcctgtctctactaaaaatacaaaaattagccaggtatggtggctggcacctgtaatcccaactactccagaggctgatgcaggagaatcgcttgaacctgggaggcagaggctgcagtgggctgagattgcgccattgcactccagcctgggagacatgaGTGAAACaacgtctcaaaaacaaaaaaaggacaatatCCTAAATTCCGTGTCAGATTCAGATTGTTAACATGGGTTACATTAGATTTACTACCAGATTTACTATCTTATCCAACAATGTCAAAGAAACACCTGGTTTTCACCCTGAGTCTAAGCAGTGAGTCTGAGCTGCAGGGTAGCCGGAGCCACCTCATTCGGCCACTGGAGGCCTGTGCTATGGGCCAGGATGCTAAACTGGAAGGCTGAAACCTGGCGCAGCCATCTCTGCATTGTAGTCTTGGGATCTGCCGGTActccttcctgagcctcaggGGACTCATATTTAAATCAGATGAGGAGATTACACTGAATAAGCTCAGAGACAGCTTTCAATCATAACATTTTAATAAGTTGCTTGTTAGGAGCTTTAGACAAGCAATATGTTGGGGGTGGCAATAAAATCTCACGAGATCGGgtgcgttcagggtggtatggctgtagaccGCTGGTGGCAATAAAATCTAAACAGATGAGGGCTCAAATACCAACATTACCATTTACAGGTTCTGCTAACACTTGTTGGCCTTACAACTTTGGGATCGTTACTTAGCCAGTTTGAGTTTGtttacccatctgtaaaatggaatttataatctcataggattccagagcTTATGTGAGATAATATTCCATGAAATGCTTAGACCATGGGTATTGTTTAGTGGCTCTTATTATTATAATGATTACTATAGACCTTGGACTCTGACTGTACCAAAAAAGAACTGATACATTCCTATAAAAAAATCAGGAGTTTTTCTGGAAAGGAACCAGAGAAgtttacacatacacaaataatgTGTCCTTGGGTTACAGACGATGGTCAACATCTTGGTCAATCATTTTATCCTGGTCATAAAGAAGAGGCAAAGGAGTGTGGATACTGTACCTTAATATCATTACCACTAGAAGACTTAGTTTTCAATTTTCGGCTATTAACTGGATTTTTACAGGAACTGACATATATTCCTATACAAGTGTACATGTATCATATATTAGGATGATATTCGTAAGGAACGATGaacaaatttaattaatttagagTTGTGTTGCAATTTATactattttctattgtttgacTGGGTTTTCTTAGTAAGAATCATTCACTTCTAGGGTCTGTGAGTGCATCTCAGGGGTTCTATATACCTAAAATTGTATGCAGAATTTTTGATGTGCATATAGTTTTTCCTCAGAGAGGGTTCATaactttcatcagattctcagaGGGATCCTTgatgaaagaaaagttaaagaacCATTGATGTTTGAATTTCCTAAGTAAGTGTGAATTATACATACTTATTTTACTTAGATGGTAAATCATTACCAATAATTTTTCTCCTTGATTCTTGCATGAAAGTACAGGACGGATATTCatcagttaattaattaattaattaattcactcACTCTTATAACAAACACACAGAGAACCTACTAGGTTGTGTGCCCAGGCAGTGCACTCTTAGTTGGGGATACAATTATGAATAATATACAGCCTCTACCCTCAAAATCATCAGTCTCGTCTGGTCAGCGTGTTATGAGGCACTTGTACAGAGTGCTGTGGATGCACAGATGAGAGGCAATTATGTCTGCCCATGCAATCAGGGAGGGCTTCTCAGAAGAGCTGGCATTTGACTGGGTTCAGCAGAGAGAGGTGGCAAAGGGCATCTTAAACAGAAATGGGGACAGAAAGAGGTGAGCTTCAGCTCAGCATTTATTTAGGGACTGGCAAGGTTTCTGACCAGCTGCAATGGGAGCTGGCATGGGAAAGAGGGCCAGGAAAGGAAGCTCAAAGTAGGGCAGGATTATAGAGCATCTGGGCCACCCTAGAGAGCTGAAGCTTCCTGCAGGCAAGGTGCAAGggttttttgttgtggtggttgtgTGGTTACTGTTAGTGCTTGTTTGCTGGATATTCATTTACTTTATTCTTTGCTAATTCTTGCTGTCAGAAAAATGATTCTAGGTGCTTCAGAATGGAGAGGAATGTctcagagaaaaactgaaagataatTTTATCCAGTAGCTTTATTTTGCAAATCAGATGACcatgaatatttgctttttaccAACACACTGTCCTGGTTCATCCTGGGGTGGTTTCTATTGACAAGCTGATGAAGCTTTTTTAGCAGAGAGAACAAATTCCTCGTGAACTGCATTAAACAAGCCCTAGCTGAAGAAATTTGCAAGTAGTTGATCATTAGTTTTCAGTTATAATACAAAGATTATGTTGGACTAAGCTTTCTTGGACTGCCCCCGGGTAACATGCCCTAGAGATCTTTTTTTAAACGCACGAGGACCTTCATAAACTCCCATTGAAGGATGGTATAAATCAGCCTTGATATGAAACAGATTTCACTCCAGAGTGAAAAATGTTAGATTATATAAGTACACATAACTATACATGTGTCTCTAAGGTGTCATTAAATGTTTTTGCTCAGCAGGTAGACCATTTAAAATCCTGAAAACTTGAAATGATAAGTAATCAAGTAAATAGCACAGATTCTGAATACTCAGGTGGCTGTAGGCAGTTATCCTGTGGCTCAGAAGGCGCATAAAGATAAATGATTTCATTGTGGATCACATGCTATTCCTTGAAAACAGCCTTCGGTGCATAGGTATTTTTCATATGGACAGCTTTGTGCATCAgctacttttgttttcatttcaagcCATTTCAAAAACTATTTATATATCTGGATTTTACCTTGTCATATAGAAAGTCAGTTTTATAGCCAGACCAAACAGTTAAAACTGGAGAATAAGATGAGAAATACATCTTCCTtgatatcttattttcttttcctacaaACTTCTTATTTCTTCTGTGTAGTCAGAGAGTGGTTTCATTTGATCTGCATCTCAggctaataaaatttttatttttttctaacttttaggTGGAAATGCATTTCCAAAACCACCAGCTGGCTAGAACTTTACTGGACCTAAACATGAAAGTGCAGCAATTGAAAAAGGAGTATGAACTGGAAATTACATCAGACTCCCAAAGCCCAAAAGATGATGCTGCGAATCCGGAATAAAGAAATGCACACgcaagggctgggcgcggtggctcacgcctgtaatcccagcactttgggaggccgaggcgggcggatcaagacgtcaggagattgagaccatcctggctaacactgtgaaaccctgcctctactaaaaatacaaaaaattagccagacgtggtggcaggcacctgtagtccctgctactcaggagtctgaggcaggagaatggcgtgaacccaggagacagagcttgcagtgagccgaaatcctgccactgcactccagcctgggtgacagagcaagactccatctcaaaaaaaaaaaaaaaaaaaaaagcacacgcGAAGCTCTGGATCCTAAAACTAACGCATACAACCCTGAAACAATTCTGATGAACACATTATGCTTTGCATAAGTTTTGAGGGGCAATTTATAGACCCAAAACAAATGACAGGGGAAGGTGACAGAAAAACATCtaagagaggggagagaaaaatgaTGTATTACCaagttttaaagttatttatttgttatttttactgggacatagaagtaaaatataaCTATAGataaatctctctctgtctctctcactcaaAGAATGCTTTAATGCCAACTTTCGGTATTCAACCTTGTGTCACCTGACCTTTCTGGCATTGCCTGAGCTTTCAGAGTTtgtgcttgttttgttttacttgatTATTCTCAGTTTGTCTGTCCAGCAGCCTGCCCTGCTTCTTGTGGAGAATTGTTTCTACTTGGATTCTAACCATGCCCTTTAGGTGGTCTGTGACTAAGGGTATTCCATCTTCCTGGATATAGTCATGCAgctcaaggcaggcagatgggtTTGTCCTTAGGATTTTTGAATGGGCACTAAAAGAGTAGATGACTATTTCTGCCAGTAGAAGCTGTGGATCAGGGGCTTGGAAGCTGCTGGTGGTCACCATGTGAGAAAGCCCACACCCTAATGGAGGTGACTGAAACGGAACCACTAAAAGCacaaaaggggagggagggagggagggtgctTCGCTTCCTTGTTCCTGGGGTCAAGCTGTATAAGACTCCAGGCCTTGCTCTTGTTTATGTACATGAAATATTCTGATATCCTTCTCATAAAATCTCTTTTTGCCTAAGTAAATTCAAGCTGGAGTTTCATGACTTGTATCTAGTGTTCATAACTAATACAGTTGTTCAGTTTTAGGAGTTAAAATGGTTCTTACTGTTGAATTGGACTATCTAACTGTACCCGAAAAGTGCTGTCTTTTTAATGCAAACAgtaaagttaataaaaaatagttGCAGATCTAAGTGATATTTATAATGGTTATTGTctgcaaaatacaaattaatttataacaagctatgtaattttaatatttaataaactataaaaatcagTTCTTGAAGACAAAGGAGAACAGAAGAGACACAGTCTTTCTCTTGTTAAAAGAAATACAAGGACAAGCATGGTGgatcacgcttgtaattccagcactttgggaggctgaggtgggcagattgtttgagctcaggagtttgagaccagcctggtcaacatggcaaaaccccatctctactaaaaatacaaaaattagccaggcgtggtggtgctcgcctatagtaccagctactcaggaggctgaggcataagaatcacttgaacctgggagatggaggttgcagtgagccgagatcatgcccctgcactccagcctgggtgacagagggggacTTGGCctcgaaaaaataaataaataataaaaataaaataaatgcaagttGTTTTATGTGTGTGAGGATCTGAGAATTATCTGGACTAAGTTTAGTTTGTCCTTAACTTTTTTGTCCACAATAA contains:
- the AARD gene encoding alanine- and arginine-rich domain-containing protein, whose translation is MGPGDFRRCRERISQGLQGLPGRAELWFPPRPACDFFGDGRSTDIQEEALAASPLLEDLRRRLTRAFQWAVQRAISRRVQEAAAAAAAREEQSWTGVEATLARLRAELVEMHFQNHQLARTLLDLNMKVQQLKKEYELEITSDSQSPKDDAANPE